CCTTGCATAGGATGATGTGGAGACGCCTTAACTATATGGCCTATGCCTAACCGTCGAAATCATGATATACGTAGTATCACGTGGGTCTTCCAGTTACACGACTCAAGTGTCGATAATGCATCACCAAACATGTAGCGGCGGATGCACAGCTTCCAACGAGTCTGCTACCAGAGGCGATTGAATTATCCAAAATGTCAGAGAATGACCAAATTGATGAGGAGAGGTTTTACGAGAACTTGGACCAGTGGCGGGAGTTGATCCAAGAGAAAAACGATGTTGACCCCGGAAACGCGAAGGCTGGCGCGTACGAGTATAACGAGGATGAGGCTGAAAGCTATGAATATGGCGAGGGCTTGTCAGGGGATGAGCAGTACGATAGTGCGAATGATGATGAAGAGTTGATGGCAGTGTTTTCGGACTATGGAGAGTCGGACAACGAATACGATCAGCAAGATTTCATGGATGCGATCCGCGAGGCGAACAACTTTAAAGTGAAGAAGAGTTCAAAGAAACAGAGCCGAGGGCAGGGATTGAGTAAGCTCCGGCAGCGCGCTATCGATCCGGAAGTGGCACAACTTTTATCGGAAGCCAACGAGGCGTTTGTGCGTAACGATATACAGGTTGCCGAGCAGCTTTATAATGAGGTTATCAAGAAAGATGCAAAGAATTTTGCAGCATATAAGACGCTGGGCGATATATATCACCTACAGGGACGCTACAATGATTGTTGTAACTCCTGGTTTTTGGCCGCTCACCTTAATCCGTCGGACTGGGAGTTCTGGAAGATGGTAGCTACTTTGTCGTCAGAGTTGAAGCACATACGACAAGCCGTATATTGCTACTCCAGGGCTATCAGTATGAATCCTCAGGAGTGGGAGTGTATATACAGCAGGGCGATGTTGTACAAGGACACGGGTCAGCTGGGAAGATCGCTTGAAGGTTTCCAAAGACTTTACAAACATAGCCCGTACGACTCCAACATTTTACGTGAACTGGCTGTTTTATATGTTGAGTATGGTCGCGTTCAGGACGCAATTATGCTCTATATGAAGGTTTTTGAAAATAATGTTGCCAGAAGAGAGGCAATAATAGCCGCCGCGGAGAACGTCGTAGAGTCGTCGGAAGATGAAGCTAGCGATGATGAAGGGGATGATTATGCGGACGAAGTTGAGGTCGAGGACGATGAGGAGGCACAGTACTACCCCAATGTCAACTTGAAGAAAATTAACAAGAAATATCGATGTGTTTTATTCGACTGGTCAGCCTTAAATATTTTGGCTGAGCTATTCTTGAAACAATCGAGCGAAAATCAGGGTATTAAAATGATCAAAACATGCGCGCGCTGGATTCAGCACCGAGAGCAGCAGTCATTTTGGGATGACGTGCAGGATGACTCTGAGTTTGATGATCGGCGGTTTAAAAATTCCCGTTATCAGTCATTACCATCGTATGAGAAGTCAAAGGACCACAATCTTCCAATTGACATTCGCGTACGTCTAGGATTGCTGCGACTCAATAACAAGCACATAATAGAGGCAATGAACCAATTCCAATTTCTTTACAGTGAGAATTTTGCCGATATTGCGGATCTATATTTTGAAGTTGCTGTAAACCTGACCAAGATGGACAAGTTTCAGGAAGCAATAGAGTTCTTTGTACCACTGCTAGAGATTCCAGAATATCAAACGCCTGATCTCTACAAACCGCTAAGCAAATGCTACAGGGAAGTTGAAGACTACGAGAATGCAAAAGAAATTTTTACTAAGCTTGTAGAATTAATGCCTGAGGACCTAGAAACCAAGCTGACGCTGGCCGAGATTCATTATCACTTGGGAGAACATGATACTTTTGATCGAATTTTGCTAGAGGTTGTGGAAGCTAGGAAGAAgcaggctgctgctgcaacTGATAGCTCCGCTGAAGCTCATAAGCTGACTAACCATCAAACGGAGCAAAAACCGTTAGAAGAACGACAGAAATCTTTGTTGGGTACTGGCAAGCCCTTACTTCAGGATATTGGTATCAATAGATCAAACATAAGAAGAAGGCGTACCCCTCAGGATATTGAACGAGAAAAGAAGGAACGAGAAAAGAAGATTACATTGAGTGTTTTGGACAAATATGGCAAGTTAAAAATCTATAGGCAGGGTTTGGAGCAGCATGATAAAAACCAAACGACACTATGGATTGACACGGCATCGGACCTAATAGATATTTTCTCCAGTGTTAAAAACTTCTTCGTCAAGAGTCGATCTAAGAAGTTCGTGGGAATCATTAAGAGAACTCGCAAGTTTAACAAAGTTATTGACTACAGGATAGAACGTTTATCAAAACTTTCGGAGGGTGATAACCTATTGGATGGGTTGCCTCTTCTGGAAGAACGAGTTATTTTAACTTCAACCACTGAACTACGCGGTTTAACGTATGACAAATGGTTTGAATTATTTATGGAGCTAGCGCTTAATATAACGAAATACCAGAGTGTAGAGGATGGGCTTAGTATCATAGAGACCGCCCAGCAGGTCAACGTGTTTGTTCAAGACCCGGCTCGTGTGAAGGTGATGAAGTTCGTTAAGCTTGCCATAGTTCTCCATCTAGAtgacgaggaggagctaGTGGAAAACCTAAGAGGGTTATTAAATCAATTCCAATTTGGAAGAAAGCCATTGCAGGTTTTCATGTACAGTCTTTCAAGTGGCCAAATGTCTCTTGATATTTTAAGCTCCACTGTGCAGCAGAAGTTCTTTCTCAGGCAGCTGAAAGCGTTCGATAGCATTCGATTTTCCCAGCATGTTAGTGGCCAAGCGTCTGTTACAAACAAAGCTGTCTCGAATCCAGCGAAGAAGAATTCGCCTTATCTGCACTATATTTATGCCACATTACTTTACTCTAGCAAAGGTTTTATGTCTGCCTTGCAATATTTGAGTCGCATGGATCCCGAACTATCAGAAGATCCAATGGTCAACTTCCTAATGGGACTTTGCTATATTCACCGCTCTATGCAGCGGCTTACAGGTACGAGACATTTCCAGATACTACAGGGTTTTCGATGTTTGTACAACTACCACCGCATTCGTTCCACCAAATATACGGAGCTAGAACGTCAAGAAGCCGACT
This is a stretch of genomic DNA from Eremothecium gossypii ATCC 10895 chromosome VI, complete sequence. It encodes these proteins:
- the TFC4 gene encoding transcription factor TFIIIC subunit TFC4 (Syntenic homolog of Saccharomyces cerevisiae YGR047C (TFC4)) — its product is MSENDQIDEERFYENLDQWRELIQEKNDVDPGNAKAGAYEYNEDEAESYEYGEGLSGDEQYDSANDDEELMAVFSDYGESDNEYDQQDFMDAIREANNFKVKKSSKKQSRGQGLSKLRQRAIDPEVAQLLSEANEAFVRNDIQVAEQLYNEVIKKDAKNFAAYKTLGDIYHLQGRYNDCCNSWFLAAHLNPSDWEFWKMVATLSSELKHIRQAVYCYSRAISMNPQEWECIYSRAMLYKDTGQLGRSLEGFQRLYKHSPYDSNILRELAVLYVEYGRVQDAIMLYMKVFENNVARREAIIAAAENVVESSEDEASDDEGDDYADEVEVEDDEEAQYYPNVNLKKINKKYRCVLFDWSALNILAELFLKQSSENQGIKMIKTCARWIQHREQQSFWDDVQDDSEFDDRRFKNSRYQSLPSYEKSKDHNLPIDIRVRLGLLRLNNKHIIEAMNQFQFLYSENFADIADLYFEVAVNLTKMDKFQEAIEFFVPLLEIPEYQTPDLYKPLSKCYREVEDYENAKEIFTKLVELMPEDLETKLTLAEIHYHLGEHDTFDRILLEVVEARKKQAAAATDSSAEAHKLTNHQTEQKPLEERQKSLLGTGKPLLQDIGINRSNIRRRRTPQDIEREKKEREKKITLSVLDKYGKLKIYRQGLEQHDKNQTTLWIDTASDLIDIFSSVKNFFVKSRSKKFVGIIKRTRKFNKVIDYRIERLSKLSEGDNLLDGLPLLEERVILTSTTELRGLTYDKWFELFMELALNITKYQSVEDGLSIIETAQQVNVFVQDPARVKVMKFVKLAIVLHLDDEEELVENLRGLLNQFQFGRKPLQVFMYSLSSGQMSLDILSSTVQQKFFLRQLKAFDSIRFSQHVSGQASVTNKAVSNPAKKNSPYLHYIYATLLYSSKGFMSALQYLSRMDPELSEDPMVNFLMGLCYIHRSMQRLTGTRHFQILQGFRCLYNYHRIRSTKYTELERQEADYNIGRSFHLLGLFSNAVKYYDKVLNDYDDVMLKKHAAYNLVLIYNESGNPELAGHIMDKYLSI